The following proteins are co-located in the Terriglobia bacterium genome:
- a CDS encoding ABC transporter permease: MPSPRRQEPVTMRYLLRRLLHAVLVLAGVSVLSFLFSEMAPGDYFAEMRMMPQVSADTIAAQRAQYGLDRPLPIRYARWLQSVARGDFGYSFAYNAPARKLLGVRARNTLLLTGTAVLLSWVLAIPLGIWAASHRRGWARRAFGVGTSALLATPDLLLALAFLMLAVRTRILPVGGMFSVNSAELTPLKKIQDLGTHMLLPVLVIMLGTVPALLRHVRAAMIEVLDAPFIRAARGHGLPENWVLFRYALPAAANPLITLFGFSLATLLSASLLVEVIMSWPGLGPMLLEAIFARDLYLVIGAVVLSTLFLVAGSLVADLLLYAADPRIRTGKP, from the coding sequence GTGCCTTCACCCCGCCGCCAGGAGCCAGTGACCATGCGCTACCTGCTGCGCAGATTGCTGCATGCCGTCCTCGTGCTGGCGGGCGTCTCCGTGCTTTCGTTTCTTTTTTCCGAGATGGCACCCGGCGATTACTTCGCCGAGATGCGCATGATGCCGCAAGTCTCGGCCGATACCATCGCGGCACAACGCGCCCAATACGGCTTGGATCGCCCTTTGCCCATCCGCTATGCGCGCTGGCTCCAGTCGGTGGCGCGCGGGGACTTCGGATATTCGTTCGCCTACAACGCACCGGCGCGCAAGCTGCTAGGCGTGCGCGCGCGTAACACCCTGCTGCTGACCGGGACGGCGGTCCTCCTGTCGTGGGTGCTGGCGATCCCGCTCGGCATCTGGGCAGCCAGCCATCGGCGCGGCTGGGCCAGACGTGCTTTCGGGGTCGGGACTTCTGCCTTGCTCGCGACCCCGGATCTGCTACTCGCGCTGGCATTCCTGATGCTGGCGGTGCGAACCCGGATTCTGCCGGTCGGCGGCATGTTCTCGGTGAATAGCGCCGAACTGACTCCCCTCAAGAAAATACAAGACTTGGGGACGCACATGCTGCTGCCGGTCCTGGTGATCATGCTGGGAACGGTGCCCGCGCTGTTGAGGCACGTGCGTGCTGCGATGATCGAGGTGTTGGATGCGCCATTCATCCGCGCCGCGCGTGGACACGGCCTGCCGGAGAACTGGGTGCTGTTCCGCTACGCCCTGCCCGCGGCCGCGAACCCGCTGATCACACTGTTCGGGTTCTCGCTGGCTACGCTGCTCAGCGCATCCCTGCTGGTTGAAGTCATCATGAGTTGGCCGGGGCTGGGACCGATGCTGCTGGAAGCCATCTTCGCGCGCGATTTGTACCTGGTGATCGGAGCCGTTGTGCTTTCGACTCTCTTCTTGGTGGCGGGCAGCTTGGTTGCGGACTTGTTGCTCTACGCCGCCGACCCGCGCATACGGACGGGGAAGCCATGA
- a CDS encoding ABC transporter ATP-binding protein, with the protein MEALLQVRDLHVHYNLSSAGPVCALQGVDFVIREGESVGVLGESGCGKSTLAATIMGLLPSEASVSRGSVRLRGRELVGLNEKELRCIRGTDLELIYQEPALALNPVLRVGQQVADVVRAHMALDRARAIQRAQDMLACVGLEGERYFRAYPHQLSGGQLQRVVIAQALVCRPALVTADEPTSSLDSTTQAEILGLLQRLRQEMGVSLLLISHDPAVLATLCDRVLVIYAGKIVEQGILPEVYCHPRHPYTKALLSLMAGRQGENSAGVLPAIPGQPPSLSLLPSGCSFEPRCSERLEACAARAPEEVAEGERRVRCFKYGG; encoded by the coding sequence ATGGAAGCTCTCCTCCAGGTACGGGACCTGCACGTCCACTACAACTTATCCAGCGCCGGACCAGTATGCGCGCTGCAAGGCGTGGACTTCGTGATCAGGGAGGGTGAATCCGTCGGCGTGTTGGGCGAATCCGGCTGCGGAAAGAGCACTCTCGCCGCCACCATCATGGGGCTCTTACCGTCCGAAGCATCCGTCAGCCGGGGTTCGGTGCGCCTTCGAGGCCGGGAGCTGGTCGGGCTCAACGAGAAGGAGCTTCGCTGCATCCGCGGGACGGACCTGGAGCTTATCTACCAAGAACCCGCGCTGGCACTCAATCCGGTGCTGCGCGTCGGGCAGCAAGTCGCCGATGTCGTGCGCGCGCACATGGCCCTTGATCGAGCCCGTGCCATCCAGCGCGCGCAAGACATGCTCGCATGCGTCGGCTTGGAGGGAGAGCGTTACTTCCGGGCTTACCCGCATCAGCTCAGTGGCGGTCAGCTCCAGCGAGTTGTGATCGCGCAGGCGCTGGTTTGCCGTCCGGCGCTGGTCACGGCAGACGAACCGACCAGCTCATTGGATTCGACTACGCAGGCGGAAATCCTCGGGCTGCTCCAACGGCTACGCCAGGAGATGGGGGTTTCGTTGTTGCTCATCAGCCACGACCCGGCAGTGCTGGCTACGCTCTGCGACCGCGTGCTGGTGATCTATGCCGGCAAAATCGTGGAACAAGGCATTTTGCCGGAAGTCTATTGCCATCCGCGCCATCCTTATACGAAAGCGCTGCTGTCGTTGATGGCCGGCCGGCAGGGCGAGAACAGCGCCGGCGTGCTTCCAGCCATCCCTGGACAGCCGCCCAGTTTGTCGCTTCTCCCTTCCGGTTGCAGTTTCGAGCCGCGTTGCTCGGAGCGGCTCGAGGCTTGTGCGGCACGAGCGCCGGAAGAAGTCGCGGAAGGAGAGCGCCGCGTGCGCTGCTTCAAGTATGGCGGCTAA
- a CDS encoding S8 family serine peptidase — translation MKAVINRLLVFLLLTGLSVAGYGQSAPSGSRFIVRAPGNDQQVASDHGLSDVASVPTQGVALMAPFDPAQSQQVFSDLQSDPRVQRAEQDFTALVAEVSNASAARLDQSTAAILDKLFDPTLVSYYGSTAAKGYVNQPATALIRLNCAQSNYGATGTGIVAIIDTGVDPNHPVLQSALVAGYDFTRNVAGIPSEMNDLPPATAAVLTSAGQAMLNQNGVAVVNQSTAAILDQSTAAILDPLTLPPAFGHGTMVAGIVHLAAPNARIMPLKVFQGDGTASLFDIIRAIYFAVDHGAKVINLSFSILSNSAEFMRALNYARLHNVVVVASVGNSGTSTIVYPAGMKNVIGVASTDNIGRLSKFSNFGAHIVDLGAPGEGVITTYPGNNYAAAWGTSFSAPFVAGGMALLKQFWSKMPMSEALEAFSNNNKFNLDSGYGALDLCDSVEYIKAELPTITISN, via the coding sequence ATGAAAGCTGTTATCAATCGTCTCTTGGTTTTTTTATTGCTTACCGGCTTGTCGGTGGCGGGCTACGGCCAGTCTGCGCCGTCGGGCAGCCGGTTCATTGTGCGAGCGCCGGGAAACGACCAACAGGTAGCCTCCGACCATGGGCTGAGCGATGTCGCCTCTGTTCCCACGCAGGGCGTTGCCCTGATGGCACCTTTCGACCCAGCCCAGTCGCAGCAAGTTTTTTCCGACTTGCAGTCCGATCCGCGAGTGCAGCGAGCGGAGCAGGATTTCACGGCGCTGGTCGCGGAGGTCTCTAACGCTAGCGCTGCCCGGCTTGACCAGTCCACCGCCGCCATCCTGGATAAACTTTTCGACCCCACCCTCGTCTCCTATTATGGTTCCACCGCGGCTAAGGGTTACGTTAATCAGCCCGCCACTGCGCTCATCCGTTTGAACTGCGCGCAATCAAACTACGGCGCCACCGGGACGGGAATCGTCGCCATCATCGACACCGGAGTGGACCCCAATCACCCCGTCCTGCAGTCGGCGCTGGTGGCGGGATATGACTTCACGCGCAACGTGGCCGGCATCCCGTCGGAGATGAATGATTTGCCGCCAGCCACCGCTGCCGTCCTCACTTCAGCGGGACAGGCCATGCTGAACCAAAACGGAGTCGCGGTAGTGAACCAGTCCACCGCCGCCATTCTGGACCAGTCCACGGCCGCCATCCTTGATCCGCTGACACTTCCGCCGGCGTTCGGTCACGGCACCATGGTTGCGGGTATCGTGCACCTGGCCGCTCCCAATGCCCGCATCATGCCCTTGAAGGTATTTCAGGGCGACGGCACGGCCAGCCTGTTCGACATCATTCGGGCTATTTATTTCGCTGTGGATCACGGAGCGAAGGTCATCAATCTGAGCTTCAGCATCCTCTCCAATTCTGCCGAGTTCATGCGCGCTCTCAACTATGCGCGCCTGCATAACGTGGTTGTCGTGGCCTCGGTGGGAAACTCGGGGACTTCGACAATCGTCTACCCTGCGGGGATGAAGAACGTCATTGGAGTGGCGTCCACCGATAACATCGGCAGACTCAGCAAGTTCTCCAATTTTGGCGCCCACATCGTTGACCTGGGAGCTCCCGGCGAAGGTGTCATCACCACCTATCCAGGCAACAACTACGCTGCTGCCTGGGGTACGTCCTTTAGTGCTCCCTTCGTTGCCGGCGGTATGGCCTTGTTGAAGCAGTTCTGGTCGAAGATGCCGATGTCCGAAGCCCTGGAAGCTTTTTCCAACAATAATAAATTTAACCTCGACTCTGGGTACGGCGCCCTGGATTTATGCGATTCGGTGGAATACATCAAGGCGGAACTCCCCACCATAACCATATCCAACTGA
- a CDS encoding ATP-binding cassette domain-containing protein, protein MAANGSQGSVGVQPLLRVERLRKTYAQRHPLSLRQHSVTALDGVDLAAARGLFLALVGGSGSGKSTLARCIACLERPSGGSIWFQGKDVAGLCESELRHIRPKLQLIFQDTASALNPRFSALELVEEPLRIQHYGSARARAEKALDTMVQVGMLPDCAQRYPHQFSGGQRQRLAIARALVQEPELLILDEALSGLDLSLQAQMVNTLLELRKRHDLTYLYISHDLGLVKQVADEVAVMHGGRVVERAPTAELFRSPQQPVTRELIAAIPEIACLHPAARSQ, encoded by the coding sequence ATGGCGGCTAATGGCAGCCAGGGTAGCGTGGGTGTGCAACCTCTGTTGCGCGTGGAACGGCTGCGCAAAACTTATGCGCAACGTCATCCGCTATCTCTGCGCCAACACTCGGTGACCGCCCTGGACGGAGTAGACCTGGCGGCTGCCCGGGGTTTGTTCCTGGCGCTGGTCGGTGGGTCGGGATCGGGGAAGTCCACGCTGGCGCGCTGCATCGCATGCTTGGAGCGGCCTTCGGGTGGCAGCATTTGGTTTCAGGGCAAGGACGTGGCAGGGCTGTGCGAGAGCGAACTGCGCCACATCCGCCCGAAGTTACAGCTCATCTTTCAAGATACCGCCTCTGCGCTTAACCCGCGCTTTTCGGCGCTTGAACTGGTCGAGGAACCGCTCCGGATCCAGCATTACGGCAGCGCGCGGGCAAGAGCCGAAAAAGCGCTTGACACCATGGTGCAGGTGGGGATGCTGCCAGACTGCGCCCAACGCTACCCCCACCAGTTCAGCGGAGGTCAGCGACAGCGACTGGCCATCGCTCGCGCCTTGGTGCAGGAGCCTGAACTATTGATCCTGGATGAGGCGCTGTCCGGCCTCGATCTTTCTCTCCAAGCGCAGATGGTGAATACTCTGCTCGAGCTGCGCAAGCGGCACGACCTGACCTATCTCTACATTTCCCACGACCTCGGCCTCGTGAAGCAGGTGGCCGATGAAGTTGCCGTCATGCACGGCGGGCGTGTGGTGGAACGTGCCCCCACGGCGGAGCTGTTCCGCTCTCCGCAGCAGCCGGTCACGCGGGAGTTGATCGCGGCCATCCCGGAGATTGCGTGCCTTCACCCCGCCGCCAGGAGCCAGTGA